From the Budorcas taxicolor isolate Tak-1 chromosome 6, Takin1.1, whole genome shotgun sequence genome, the window TTTACCCTTACAGGGATGGTCTATGACCTCTATGTGGCTATCTGCAAGCCCGTGTACTACACCATTGTTATGAGCAGGACAAAGTGTAACACAATCATCATAGTTTGTTGTACTGGGGGACTTATACACTCTGCCAGTCAGTTTCTTCTCAGCATCTTTTTACCATTCTCTGGCCCCAATGAGATTGATCACTGCTTCTGTGATGTGTATCTTTTGCTGAAATTGGCTTGCATGGATACATACAGGATTGGTCTCCTGGTAGTTGTTAATTCAGGTCTGATTGCATTGTTGACTCTTGTTATTTTGATGGCTTCTTATTTTCTGATATTACACACAATCAGGGATTACCCTGCAAAGAACTGCACCAAAGCTCTTTCCACTTGCAGTTCTCATGTCACTGTTGTGGTCCTGTTCTTTGTGCCTGTCTTCTTCATTTACATTAGACCAGTTGAAACTTTTCTGGAAGACAAAGTGTTTGCTCTTTTCTACACCATCATTGCTCCCATATTCAACCCTCTGATCTGTACATTGAGAAACTTGGAAATGAATAATGCTGTGAAGAAAGTGTGGTATCATCAATTTCTTAAGAAAGGGCAGTAAcctgcatgaaaaaaaaaattcagaaagtcaCTTTAGGGCTAAAAATATCATGGGCCCTGGATAATATGGGATGATATACAAGGAGTTTACAGTGATTGCAAAAGCTGGGTACAGAATCTTCAGCATTTTCTCAGGTCTCTCCTGGTtgggaaatttaatttttttcatgtttattttccctcttttttcttctcatacCTGTCTCAAGAATTCCTTAATTTGACATTGTATTTTGACtgtgcaataaaatattttatttcttcatatatatatatatgaaagttttttttttcttttgaaatgcttAATTTTCTAGGAAATGGTAGGTGGAGAATAGTGGAAAGTGGGTGTGTTGATAAGTTTTATTCAAATTTACTAGatttaagtaaaataattatgtcatttcttaaagtgaaagtagtagtcatgtccaactctttgcaatctcatggactgtaacttgccatattcctctgtccatgaaattctccaggccagaatactggagtgggcaaccattcccttctccaggggatactctACACCCAGAGATCTAACATGGGTCTTCCATTTTGtgtgaagattctttaccatctgagctaacagGAAAACCCTCTTAAAATATCAGACCAATATTAAATAAGCATCCTTGATTACTGAAACATAAATTCTCTGGTAGCATATAACCAGTTCTCTAATTCTTTCCTTTGGATTGCCAATCTTATTCTAGGGTGCTCTTAATGACATAAACTAATAGGAAGTCATCTAATAGAGGACAAATATTGTGAGATTTTACTTCCAGCTTCTGAGAGGAGAGCATTTAAAGGAGGATTTTTGAGTTGATGCTAGTAGGTAAATGAGTGTAACATTTGACTCCTTTGGCTACTTAGAGTTTATTACCACTCTTCCATATTAAATTTGAATCTCCTTATAAAAAACAATAACATCTCTATGTTTTTGCCAAACAAGATGCTTCTACAAAgacaatctctctttctctctcccaaaaaggaaat encodes:
- the LOC128049984 gene encoding LOW QUALITY PROTEIN: olfactory receptor 4P4-like (The sequence of the model RefSeq protein was modified relative to this genomic sequence to represent the inferred CDS: substituted 2 bases at 2 genomic stop codons), yielding MKNRNNVTVFILLGLSXSKNIEIFCFVLFLFCYIAIWRGNLLIMISIICSPLIDQPMYFFLNYLSLSDLCYTXMVTPKLMTDLLAERKTISYSNCMTQLFILHFLGAIEIFTLTGMVYDLYVAICKPVYYTIVMSRTKCNTIIIVCCTGGLIHSASQFLLSIFLPFSGPNEIDHCFCDVYLLLKLACMDTYRIGLLVVVNSGLIALLTLVILMASYFLILHTIRDYPAKNCTKALSTCSSHVTVVVLFFVPVFFIYIRPVETFLEDKVFALFYTIIAPIFNPLICTLRNLEMNNAVKKVWYHQFLKKGQ